From Sphaerochaeta sp., a single genomic window includes:
- a CDS encoding BamA/TamA family outer membrane protein, translating into MSYDYLRIAVGYNSGYTFMFDAGSLTLGGGLSVGLNRAFYDETLYDPFEYLMTKYHEKWQFSNKLSFTATWDGRDLKENTTKGYVISNQFSYAGGILGGLSNYLKNTTSFSWYRSLFTYKLGEKDANVVLGSTTTVSWMLPQFWNNTDDYYGVGTGWNWYDPKIGATRYEMLYIDGMNTGRGFSVLYDQSFLWDNQLSIGAPSGLRCSELGGLRQRHGGDVDVRRSAYPGILRVELVLLHGCWHQAEDSRLPAGLVSGEERQVAFRFRSHLGWWKHFRQQQ; encoded by the coding sequence ATGAGCTACGATTACCTGAGGATCGCCGTCGGGTACAACAGCGGCTACACGTTCATGTTTGACGCGGGAAGCCTCACGCTGGGCGGCGGGCTTTCCGTCGGATTGAACCGTGCGTTCTACGACGAGACGTTGTATGACCCGTTCGAGTATCTGATGACCAAGTATCACGAGAAGTGGCAGTTCTCCAACAAGCTCAGCTTTACCGCCACGTGGGATGGACGGGACTTGAAGGAAAACACTACCAAAGGTTATGTGATCAGCAACCAGTTCTCCTATGCCGGCGGCATTCTCGGTGGTCTTTCCAACTACCTGAAGAACACCACCAGTTTCTCCTGGTATCGTTCCCTGTTCACCTACAAGCTGGGGGAGAAGGACGCCAATGTCGTGTTGGGTTCCACCACCACGGTCAGCTGGATGCTTCCCCAGTTCTGGAACAATACGGACGATTACTATGGCGTAGGAACCGGATGGAACTGGTATGATCCGAAGATCGGCGCGACCCGGTATGAGATGCTGTACATCGATGGCATGAACACCGGCCGTGGTTTCTCCGTCCTCTATGACCAGAGCTTCCTGTGGGATAACCAGCTTTCCATTGGGGCCCCCTCTGGTCTCCGGTGTTCTGAACTGGGAGGTTTACGCCAGCGCCACGGCGGTGACGTCGACGTACGACGAAGCGCTTACCCAGGGATTCTCCGCGTTGAACTGGTACTTCTCCATGGGTGCTGGCATCAAGCTGAAGATTCCCGGCTTCCCGCTGGGCTTGTATCTGGTGAAGAACGCCAAGTGGCTTTCCGGTTCCGATCCCACCTGGGTTGGTGGAAGCATTTTCGCCAACAGCAATGA
- the bamA gene encoding outer membrane protein assembly factor BamA, which yields MGNPKKIGLLALICVLLVLAPPVFAADGDPWYVGQVISRFVNHGLVNVKQSTIEDIEFNYQGKVFTDDLYNQLQADLYATNSFLYFLADAQRATDGSDALVLDITFYELPVVKSLTFTGNENMKDSKIRDALSLKEGDFVQKQAVEASRLAILDLYHTNGFSEATVTADQKDDEEGNSSSITYTIVEGPQKKVQEVVFEGNEHIASQTLKKQLTTKTSSYFTAGYFQEANIQKDKDALVAFYLNNGYVDGAITDVKVETLPAEDEKDKYQHLRITYVISEGQQWKFGGVITDGNTIFSDEELQKNVTLAVGDVINKEKVESIISAIADEYWNNGYVHNNIVPEMQRDEKNHVITYLLHITEAPQATISEIRLEGLTKTKPYVFMREMAFKVGDVFSKAKLQKSAQNIYNTLIVTDVQVNVIDGTEENTVIPIFTVTEGNQMSVQFGATFGGTVDSFPISGFVQWSDKNVAGTGRDLSISTTLSPDTQEAEISFGDDWVGDKRWSNNVSLSFSRVSKTNGLQRGGSKYYTGHDSDDFYQAYPQGVWQLYGVSCRRPSQPDEPVSDELRLPEDRRRVQQRLHVHV from the coding sequence ATGGGAAACCCCAAAAAGATTGGCCTTTTGGCGTTGATATGCGTCTTGTTGGTGCTTGCGCCTCCGGTGTTCGCAGCTGATGGGGACCCTTGGTATGTAGGGCAGGTCATCTCACGGTTCGTCAACCATGGGTTGGTCAACGTGAAGCAGTCCACCATCGAAGACATCGAGTTCAACTACCAAGGCAAAGTGTTCACCGATGATTTGTACAACCAGCTCCAGGCTGATCTGTACGCCACCAACAGCTTCCTGTATTTCCTTGCCGACGCCCAACGCGCAACGGATGGCAGTGACGCTCTGGTGCTTGACATCACCTTCTATGAGCTGCCTGTGGTCAAATCGTTGACCTTCACCGGCAACGAGAACATGAAAGACTCGAAGATCAGGGACGCGTTGTCCCTGAAGGAAGGGGATTTCGTCCAGAAGCAGGCCGTCGAGGCTTCCCGTCTGGCGATCCTTGATCTGTACCACACCAACGGATTCTCCGAAGCGACGGTAACGGCTGACCAGAAGGATGATGAAGAGGGCAACAGCAGTTCCATTACGTACACGATCGTGGAAGGTCCGCAGAAGAAGGTCCAGGAGGTGGTGTTCGAAGGCAATGAGCACATCGCTTCCCAGACGTTGAAGAAGCAACTTACCACCAAGACCTCCAGTTATTTCACCGCAGGGTACTTCCAGGAAGCGAACATCCAGAAGGACAAGGACGCTCTTGTTGCATTTTACCTGAACAACGGATACGTTGACGGGGCGATCACCGACGTCAAGGTGGAGACCTTGCCGGCGGAAGACGAGAAAGACAAGTACCAGCACCTGAGGATCACCTATGTGATCTCCGAAGGACAACAGTGGAAGTTTGGTGGTGTCATCACCGACGGGAACACCATCTTTTCGGACGAGGAACTGCAGAAAAACGTGACCTTGGCAGTCGGGGATGTGATCAACAAGGAGAAGGTCGAGTCGATCATCTCCGCGATCGCCGATGAATACTGGAACAACGGATACGTGCACAACAACATCGTCCCTGAGATGCAGCGTGACGAGAAGAACCATGTCATCACATACTTGTTGCATATCACCGAAGCTCCCCAGGCGACGATCAGCGAGATCCGGCTGGAAGGACTGACAAAGACAAAGCCGTACGTGTTCATGCGGGAGATGGCGTTCAAAGTGGGTGATGTGTTCTCCAAGGCGAAGCTGCAGAAGAGCGCCCAAAACATCTACAACACGTTGATCGTCACCGACGTGCAGGTCAATGTGATCGACGGGACGGAGGAAAACACCGTCATCCCCATCTTCACCGTCACCGAGGGCAACCAGATGTCCGTCCAGTTCGGTGCCACATTCGGTGGTACGGTTGACTCGTTCCCCATTTCCGGGTTCGTCCAGTGGTCAGACAAGAACGTTGCCGGCACGGGACGTGACCTTTCCATCTCGACGACGCTCAGCCCGGACACCCAGGAAGCGGAGATCAGCTTCGGGGACGATTGGGTAGGGGACAAACGGTGGAGCAACAACGTTTCCTTGTCGTTCAGCAGGGTGTCAAAAACCAACGGTCTGCAGCGTGGCGGTTCGAAGTATTACACCGGTCACGATTCTGACGATTTCTACCAGGCATATCCGCAAGGGGTATGGCAGCTATACGGCGTATCTTGCCGCCGACCAAGCCAACCCGATGAGCCGGTATCTGATGAGCTACGATTACCTGAGGATCGCCGTCGGGTACAACAGCGGCTACACGTTCATGTTTGA
- a CDS encoding translocation/assembly module TamB produces the protein MKYHTTIREIVPALAMTLLFAALSAYLVIGLEIINPTTFCSDAFFHHLSQSGENQVQVAHVDRTLFSRLVLQDVTIKTGQTDIRSERIVADGGLLSLAGKLFSGKGQVTLDIHNPMATISLDADRSDEQAAPSSATRLPSILANIHDGNVTFNLGDISGTAEGADVRLRLYNGVRFASASGTITTLTVTHQETDRLVFRGITLYGDQAGNANVQTAAVGGSWSGVSFGMTNLIANMRPDASNTYGIEASANQLQLDIVPYTISIPLLSLTNMKMDSSFQPEGGVISLQQGQGTNGSLSFQLPPSTIAFSRKQGEGSAQYLARLVTNDGEHPTSVTFGSQTVTVHSPDITASWQKGASFSVHGLVSRMEYAQAGQTVALDDFSFSGTGTDWEHTTLSLTGNLQYGDDERDLSVTSSVDGNFVFSDGIDLTANLRQLSFNWLDLAMNADVSYHQSKEGEKSIRVELESGVNLSVSALLEHVESGSPVLDMDAHAKDLSLAAFTRIIHTYLPFGTPYVDDSSLLNGNLHLYTDIQKSGQVQFDLSMANLKFGAFRFSTGITGKGELKDDVLNVDSFTLGVMDYRLLYQGTMKVGKWLPSGTIEIANTQTGNELLTIKLENSDALLYDYLTTSSRFPSFRLEGKLMQDATAFSSQAELHAGDQTYPITFRYTLENQLLEANSGTAVTLQGYVKNPLVLHLDLDHLPFPTTPTLSDANATGNVVMRYTTKTDWAFDTTNALVSGVVLNGYSYQFGGAFHVNPQRIQAEDVTVSDGTVSYQGFVSYDGTPLQENAQQRFADPFSFTIHATDGAEQLLDLYVERTKDVFQVMADLRSFDLSRILPGNIPFTASLSLVGDTDLKHTRNFSGTFKGKGENLSLSGDLIVADDAYHLSSGTISYQGFQVSDLTFDWNMFSGSVQSSFHVENPNSIDIVTPHGSSVDVSLTGTIPVLEGLLDIGSLPSSLRDKGFSMTVDARNLDVLGRTMPDLDQTTMDIILQGSRLKFIGQTLNGWYDISSKQADLVLDSSAAGFGFHLKGRLDPSNLAVTLADATLDVTWINKFMRDPAFVVGEGTAKGTLYLSGPLASVQVYGSAWCDALSMTTFFLPDETIYARNLFLWADGSTISSALQPAYITNTSGRTASGTMQLTFNLNGLSFDSIVTDINFPDGKINFYLPITDSQIEMHSSVSGNMRLISTATRGTYSSGSALLENTDMTIGLKDCPPWYVSSPDTSTDFTLTMGKNNRLFYPNTPNPMFSATLQEGQTLHMKYDHLNKQFQMQGDLSIRNGEIFYFQKNFFITEGSVSFNNGGETFQPILNLRARMRTYDDTGTPVDIYLVLKNSTLPNLNPTFESSPQKNIEEIMSLLGQSILPSEAYGDVSLYRVASLATVATDVAQRMGWIREGSMTDLSETIRTSLGLDMFSLHSNVLQNIIIDALPGSSAMTISPLARYLNNTTVFMGKYLGRDMFLQALLHLTAIDRNSGKARTPFLVNDLALNLEISLDWDTPLCTYSLFTQPNELSLVQILDTIGFSVTKRIVLR, from the coding sequence ATGAAATACCATACGACCATCAGGGAGATCGTGCCTGCGTTGGCGATGACGTTGTTGTTCGCCGCGCTCTCCGCATACCTGGTGATCGGGTTGGAAATCATCAATCCAACAACCTTTTGCTCTGACGCGTTTTTCCACCATCTTTCCCAGAGTGGGGAGAACCAGGTCCAGGTGGCGCATGTCGACCGCACGTTGTTTTCTCGGTTGGTATTGCAGGATGTCACCATCAAGACAGGACAAACGGATATCCGTTCAGAACGGATCGTTGCCGATGGGGGCCTTCTCTCCCTTGCGGGAAAACTGTTTTCCGGCAAAGGTCAGGTAACCCTTGACATCCATAATCCCATGGCGACGATCTCTCTGGATGCCGATCGTTCCGATGAGCAAGCGGCTCCATCCTCCGCGACGCGTCTCCCCTCCATCCTGGCAAACATCCATGACGGGAACGTAACGTTCAATCTTGGTGATATTTCCGGGACGGCGGAGGGTGCGGATGTCCGGCTTCGCCTGTACAACGGCGTGCGCTTCGCATCGGCCAGCGGAACGATCACCACGCTTACCGTAACCCATCAGGAAACCGACCGTCTGGTGTTCCGTGGCATCACGCTGTACGGGGATCAGGCGGGAAACGCCAATGTGCAGACAGCCGCGGTTGGGGGCAGCTGGTCCGGCGTCTCGTTTGGCATGACCAACCTCATCGCGAACATGCGGCCGGATGCGTCCAACACGTATGGGATCGAAGCATCGGCAAACCAATTGCAGCTTGATATCGTCCCATACACCATCTCGATACCCCTTCTTTCCTTGACAAATATGAAAATGGATTCTTCATTCCAGCCGGAAGGCGGAGTGATTTCACTTCAACAAGGCCAAGGAACCAATGGAAGCCTTTCGTTCCAGCTTCCCCCAAGCACCATCGCGTTCTCCAGAAAACAGGGGGAAGGATCAGCACAGTACCTGGCCCGACTGGTCACCAATGACGGGGAGCATCCGACCTCCGTCACCTTCGGGTCCCAGACGGTCACCGTCCACAGCCCGGACATCACCGCTTCCTGGCAGAAGGGCGCTTCCTTTTCCGTACACGGCTTGGTGTCCCGGATGGAATACGCCCAGGCAGGACAAACGGTCGCGCTGGATGATTTCTCTTTCTCGGGAACAGGAACCGACTGGGAGCACACAACGCTTTCCCTGACCGGGAACCTGCAGTATGGGGACGATGAACGGGATCTTTCGGTTACCTCATCTGTTGATGGGAATTTCGTCTTCTCCGACGGTATTGACCTGACGGCAAACCTGCGGCAACTGTCGTTCAACTGGCTGGATCTTGCCATGAATGCCGACGTCAGTTACCACCAGAGCAAAGAAGGCGAGAAGAGCATCCGTGTGGAACTGGAGAGCGGGGTGAACCTGTCCGTCTCCGCACTGCTGGAGCATGTGGAGAGCGGCAGCCCAGTGTTGGATATGGACGCGCACGCCAAAGATCTTTCGTTGGCGGCGTTCACCCGGATCATCCACACCTATCTGCCGTTTGGAACGCCGTACGTGGATGATTCCAGTCTGCTCAACGGAAACCTACACCTGTACACCGACATCCAGAAGAGCGGGCAGGTGCAGTTCGATCTGAGCATGGCCAACCTGAAGTTCGGCGCCTTCCGTTTCTCCACCGGTATCACAGGCAAGGGAGAACTGAAGGATGATGTGCTGAACGTCGATTCATTCACGCTGGGCGTCATGGATTACCGTTTGTTGTACCAGGGGACGATGAAGGTGGGCAAATGGTTGCCCTCCGGCACCATCGAGATCGCCAACACACAGACAGGCAATGAGTTGCTTACCATCAAACTGGAGAACTCGGACGCACTGTTGTATGATTACCTCACGACAAGCAGCCGCTTCCCCTCTTTTAGGCTGGAAGGAAAGCTGATGCAGGACGCCACGGCGTTTTCCAGCCAGGCGGAACTGCATGCCGGTGACCAAACGTATCCCATCACATTTCGCTACACTCTGGAAAACCAGTTGTTGGAAGCGAACAGCGGTACGGCTGTCACGCTACAAGGGTATGTGAAGAACCCGCTGGTGCTGCACCTTGACCTGGATCATCTGCCATTTCCCACCACACCGACGCTTTCCGATGCGAATGCCACCGGGAATGTGGTGATGCGCTATACCACCAAAACGGATTGGGCGTTCGACACGACCAACGCATTGGTCAGCGGCGTGGTCCTCAACGGGTATTCCTATCAGTTCGGCGGAGCCTTCCATGTCAACCCGCAACGCATCCAAGCGGAAGACGTGACGGTTTCCGATGGAACGGTTTCGTATCAAGGGTTCGTATCCTACGATGGCACCCCACTTCAGGAAAACGCCCAACAACGGTTTGCGGATCCGTTTTCCTTCACCATTCACGCAACGGATGGGGCGGAACAACTGCTTGATCTGTACGTGGAACGGACCAAGGATGTCTTCCAGGTGATGGCCGATCTCCGCTCGTTCGACCTTTCCCGAATCCTTCCGGGCAATATTCCGTTCACCGCTTCCCTTTCCCTTGTCGGGGACACCGATCTGAAACATACCCGCAACTTCTCAGGGACCTTCAAAGGCAAAGGGGAGAACCTCTCCCTCTCCGGAGACCTGATCGTAGCCGATGATGCATACCATCTCTCCTCCGGAACGATTTCCTACCAAGGATTCCAGGTCTCTGATCTTACGTTTGACTGGAACATGTTCAGCGGATCCGTCCAAAGTTCGTTCCATGTGGAGAACCCGAACTCCATCGATATCGTCACTCCCCATGGGTCGTCGGTGGATGTTTCCCTGACGGGGACCATTCCTGTGCTGGAAGGTTTGCTTGACATCGGTTCGTTGCCATCCTCCCTTCGGGACAAGGGATTCTCCATGACGGTGGACGCCCGTAATTTGGATGTGCTGGGAAGGACAATGCCCGATCTCGACCAGACCACGATGGACATCATCTTGCAGGGGTCCCGGTTGAAGTTCATTGGACAAACACTGAACGGATGGTATGACATTTCCAGCAAACAGGCTGACCTTGTGCTGGATTCCTCGGCGGCGGGGTTTGGATTCCATTTGAAGGGACGTCTGGATCCATCCAACCTCGCCGTCACGCTTGCCGACGCGACGCTTGACGTCACGTGGATCAACAAGTTCATGCGTGATCCCGCATTCGTCGTGGGGGAGGGTACGGCGAAAGGCACGCTGTATCTCTCCGGACCGCTTGCTTCCGTCCAGGTCTACGGTTCCGCTTGGTGCGACGCGTTGTCCATGACCACGTTCTTCCTTCCCGATGAGACGATTTATGCTCGCAACCTGTTTCTTTGGGCGGATGGTTCGACCATTTCTTCTGCGTTGCAACCGGCGTACATCACCAACACCTCAGGCAGAACGGCAAGCGGGACGATGCAGCTGACCTTCAATCTCAACGGCCTTTCGTTCGATTCCATTGTCACCGACATCAATTTCCCCGATGGAAAGATCAACTTCTATCTTCCCATTACCGATTCGCAAATTGAGATGCACTCGTCCGTCAGCGGCAATATGCGCCTCATCTCCACGGCGACCCGCGGAACCTACTCAAGTGGATCCGCTCTTCTGGAAAACACCGACATGACCATCGGCCTGAAGGACTGCCCGCCGTGGTACGTCTCTTCCCCGGACACCAGTACGGACTTCACGTTGACCATGGGAAAGAACAACCGGCTGTTCTACCCGAACACGCCGAATCCAATGTTCTCCGCGACGCTTCAGGAAGGTCAGACGCTGCACATGAAATACGACCACCTGAACAAACAGTTCCAGATGCAGGGGGATCTGTCCATCCGCAACGGGGAGATCTTCTACTTCCAGAAGAACTTCTTCATCACCGAAGGTTCCGTTTCGTTCAACAATGGGGGAGAAACCTTCCAGCCGATTCTCAACCTCAGGGCGCGGATGCGCACCTATGACGACACCGGAACTCCGGTGGACATCTATCTGGTGTTGAAGAACAGCACGTTGCCCAACCTGAACCCGACGTTCGAAAGCAGTCCGCAGAAAAACATCGAGGAGATCATGTCGTTGCTCGGCCAGAGCATTCTGCCGTCGGAAGCGTATGGGGACGTCAGCCTGTACCGGGTCGCGTCGCTCGCCACGGTAGCCACTGATGTCGCCCAGCGGATGGGGTGGATCAGGGAAGGCTCGATGACCGACCTTTCGGAGACGATCCGGACGTCGCTGGGCTTGGATATGTTCTCGCTGCACAGCAACGTCCTTCAGAACATCATCATTGACGCGCTTCCTGGTTCCAGCGCCATGACGATCAGTCCGCTTGCACGGTATCTCAACAATACCACGGTGTTCATGGGCAAGTATCTTGGTCGGGACATGTTCCTCCAGGCGTTGCTCCATTTGACGGCGATCGACCGGAATTCCGGCAAGGCGCGTACGCCGTTCTTGGTCAACGACCTTGCGCTGAATCTGGAAATCTCCCTGGATTGGGACACGCCGCTGTGCACCTACTCGCTGTTTACCCAGCCAAATGAGTTGTCGCTGGTTCAGATTTTGGATACGATAGGGTTCAGTGTAACCAAACGTATCGTGTTGCGTTAG
- the tmk gene encoding dTMP kinase: MRDVWNNFIVLEGLDGAGTTTQLHALSARFQEKQKSVFVTCEPTEGRIGTIIRQALRKEIILSQLQLALLYAADRDEHVRAMGAQLKLGTPVISDRYLFSSLAYQGVDLPYPFVASLNETFPMPSVVFFIDTPVEECLRRIEARGQAKELFEIQTFLEKVKRNYEQAFSDLPSDSTMIRIDGTLSIEAITGEISRQLATRSILT, translated from the coding sequence ATGCGCGACGTGTGGAACAATTTCATCGTGTTGGAAGGACTGGATGGTGCGGGAACCACCACCCAATTGCATGCTCTCTCCGCTCGTTTCCAGGAGAAACAGAAATCGGTATTCGTCACCTGTGAGCCGACGGAAGGACGAATCGGGACGATCATCCGGCAGGCGCTTCGCAAGGAAATCATTCTCTCCCAACTGCAGCTGGCCCTTTTGTACGCCGCCGACAGGGATGAGCATGTACGGGCTATGGGCGCCCAGCTGAAACTGGGGACTCCGGTCATTTCAGACCGTTATCTGTTCTCCTCGCTGGCCTACCAGGGAGTTGATCTTCCCTACCCGTTCGTCGCGTCGCTCAACGAAACATTCCCCATGCCCTCCGTTGTGTTCTTCATCGACACACCGGTGGAGGAATGCCTGAGAAGAATCGAAGCCAGGGGACAGGCAAAAGAGCTGTTTGAGATCCAGACGTTCCTGGAGAAAGTCAAACGGAACTACGAACAAGCCTTTTCCGATCTTCCCTCCGACTCCACGATGATCCGCATCGACGGAACGCTGTCCATCGAAGCGATCACCGGGGAGATCAGCCGGCAACTGGCGACCCGCAGCATCCTCACTTGA
- the queA gene encoding tRNA preQ1(34) S-adenosylmethionine ribosyltransferase-isomerase QueA, with protein sequence MLTKDFYFDLPPELIAQTPADRRGDDRLLVLDRTTGAYQDAMMADFPSFLTPGSLLVVNNSKVRKARVYAESETGGTVEFLFLEENLDHSWQVMVTKTKRQHLGKRYTFQSPDGTISYEGTIIKENPDDTRTVSFSQPLDESFFEKLGHVPLPPYIKRDDDFNDESRYQTVYAKEEGSVAAPTAGLHFTEAILNAVKARGCDIVEVTLHVGPGTFLPVRTENLEDHHMHFERYEITPEVADAINTAKRSGRLVVATGTTSVRTLESAYDPQTGLVRSGWARTNLFIKPGFTYHVVDQLLTNFHTPESTLLALVSAFAGKDHIFAAYQHAIEEKYHFFSYGDAMFIK encoded by the coding sequence ATGCTGACCAAGGACTTTTATTTTGATTTGCCGCCAGAGTTGATCGCCCAGACACCGGCTGACCGGCGCGGCGATGACCGGCTTCTGGTGCTGGATCGTACCACAGGAGCATATCAAGACGCCATGATGGCCGATTTCCCGTCGTTTCTCACCCCGGGATCCCTGTTGGTCGTCAACAATTCCAAGGTGCGCAAGGCACGGGTCTACGCAGAAAGCGAAACCGGAGGAACGGTGGAGTTCCTGTTCCTCGAGGAGAATCTGGATCACAGCTGGCAGGTGATGGTCACCAAAACGAAGCGACAGCATCTAGGAAAACGCTACACGTTCCAGAGCCCGGATGGGACGATTTCATATGAAGGGACGATCATCAAGGAAAACCCGGACGATACCCGTACCGTTTCGTTTTCCCAACCTCTGGACGAGTCGTTTTTTGAGAAGCTCGGACACGTACCGCTTCCCCCGTACATCAAACGGGACGATGACTTCAACGATGAGAGCAGGTATCAGACGGTGTACGCCAAGGAAGAAGGGTCGGTTGCCGCTCCGACGGCGGGGTTGCACTTCACCGAGGCGATCCTCAATGCCGTAAAGGCACGCGGATGTGACATCGTGGAAGTGACACTGCACGTCGGGCCTGGGACGTTCCTTCCGGTACGTACGGAAAACCTGGAAGACCACCACATGCATTTTGAACGGTACGAGATAACTCCGGAAGTAGCTGATGCGATCAACACGGCAAAGCGGTCAGGACGTTTGGTCGTCGCCACCGGCACAACCAGTGTCCGGACGCTGGAAAGCGCCTATGATCCGCAAACGGGCCTGGTCCGCAGCGGCTGGGCGCGTACCAACCTGTTCATCAAGCCAGGCTTCACCTACCATGTGGTGGACCAGCTTCTGACCAATTTCCATACACCGGAATCAACCCTATTGGCGTTGGTGTCCGCATTCGCGGGCAAAGACCACATCTTCGCCGCTTATCAGCACGCCATAGAGGAGAAATACCATTTCTTCAGCTATGGGGACGCGATGTTCATCAAGTGA
- the ruvB gene encoding Holliday junction branch migration DNA helicase RuvB: MAEFEDSIKDLQVLQQNSVVSTEFQREDDKQENILRPKMLKDFQGQPQIKENLSVYIKAAKSRHEPLDHTFLIGPPGLGKTTLASIIANEMGSEIRMTSAPALDKPKDLAGILTNVTENSVFFIDEIHRLKPAIEEMLYIAMEDFEIDWVIGQGPAARTMRIPIPKFTLIGATTKAGGVASPLISRFGIHCHLSYYDDAELASIISRSAKILSVKIDDDAVAELAHCSRGTPRIANRILKRLRDFAVVLGDGTITKKIVGIGLEKMGIDRNGLEEQDRNILHTIIDNYRGGPVGLDTLAIAIGENDSTNLEDFYEPYLIQQGYLQRTPRGRVVTSKAYAVLGLKETNKEESHADQGLLF, encoded by the coding sequence ATGGCGGAATTTGAGGATTCCATCAAAGATCTGCAGGTGCTGCAGCAGAATTCTGTCGTTTCCACGGAGTTTCAACGTGAGGATGACAAGCAGGAGAATATCCTTCGGCCAAAGATGCTGAAGGATTTCCAAGGACAACCGCAGATCAAGGAAAATCTTTCCGTATACATCAAGGCGGCAAAAAGCCGGCACGAGCCACTCGACCATACCTTTCTGATCGGTCCTCCGGGATTGGGGAAAACAACCCTTGCGTCGATCATCGCCAACGAGATGGGTTCGGAGATCCGGATGACCAGCGCGCCGGCACTGGACAAACCGAAGGATCTTGCCGGCATCCTGACCAATGTGACGGAGAACTCCGTGTTCTTCATCGATGAAATCCATCGGTTGAAACCAGCAATCGAAGAGATGTTGTACATCGCCATGGAGGATTTTGAGATCGACTGGGTCATCGGACAGGGGCCGGCGGCACGCACCATGCGCATCCCCATCCCCAAGTTCACGTTGATCGGAGCGACAACCAAAGCCGGTGGCGTCGCCTCCCCGTTGATCTCACGTTTCGGCATCCACTGCCATCTGTCCTACTATGATGACGCCGAGCTTGCGTCCATCATCAGCCGGTCGGCGAAGATTCTTTCGGTGAAGATCGACGATGACGCCGTCGCGGAGCTTGCCCATTGCAGCCGGGGAACGCCGCGTATCGCAAACCGGATTCTCAAGCGCCTTCGGGATTTCGCCGTGGTGCTGGGGGATGGGACGATCACCAAGAAGATCGTCGGCATCGGTCTGGAGAAAATGGGGATCGACCGGAACGGACTGGAAGAGCAGGACCGGAATATTCTGCACACCATCATTGACAACTATCGGGGAGGTCCGGTCGGGTTGGACACGCTTGCCATCGCCATCGGCGAGAATGACAGCACCAACCTGGAAGACTTCTACGAACCCTATCTGATCCAGCAGGGATACCTGCAACGCACCCCACGGGGACGTGTCGTCACGTCGAAGGCGTATGCCGTACTGGGTCTGAAGGAAACCAACAAAGAGGAATCACATGCTGACCAAGGACTTTTATTTTGA
- the ruvA gene encoding Holliday junction branch migration protein RuvA: MINAITGDIVSVNDQEVVIRSGYVEYSLIVSGQTASRLGSLAGKDRENVRILTVLSHHEDSMLLYGFADQWEREAFNQLQSVGGIGPKQALKILSGITVENLAKALDQSDVKFLSNVPGVGPKTAQKMILQLRNKLVLEEESEHAASQNRIVPFNEVVDGLMDMGYDRRRVEDTVTRIVEENRQALQGLSLADQETFVFQRAIRNLG; the protein is encoded by the coding sequence ATGATCAACGCAATCACAGGAGACATTGTAAGCGTCAATGACCAGGAAGTGGTCATTCGCTCGGGCTATGTGGAGTATTCTTTGATCGTCAGCGGACAAACCGCATCCCGGTTGGGCTCTCTTGCCGGGAAAGATCGGGAGAATGTCCGCATCCTCACCGTGTTGTCCCACCACGAAGACAGCATGTTGTTGTATGGGTTTGCCGACCAATGGGAACGGGAAGCGTTCAACCAGTTGCAGAGCGTTGGTGGCATCGGTCCCAAACAGGCGCTGAAAATCCTCTCCGGCATCACGGTGGAGAATCTTGCCAAGGCGTTGGACCAGAGTGATGTGAAGTTTCTTTCCAACGTACCGGGAGTAGGTCCCAAGACCGCCCAGAAGATGATTCTCCAGCTTCGGAACAAACTGGTGCTGGAAGAGGAATCGGAACATGCCGCCTCCCAGAATCGAATCGTCCCGTTCAATGAAGTGGTGGACGGCCTGATGGATATGGGATATGACCGCAGGAGGGTGGAGGATACCGTCACCCGCATCGTAGAGGAAAACCGGCAGGCACTTCAAGGCTTGTCGTTGGCCGACCAGGAGACGTTCGTCTTCCAGCGGGCCATCCGGAATCTGGGGTAA